Part of the Ornithinimicrobium flavum genome, CGGGGTGGAGCTCGTGGCCGCGCCCTGGGTGGGCAAGCATCCCGACGGTGACCCGGTGGCGGGTGTCCTGGCCGACCTCGCCCCGGCCCCGGAGGGTGTCGTCCGCGTGCTCGTCGGCCACGGCGCCGTCGACCTGCTCGACGCCGACCGGCGCACGGCCTCGGCCATCGCGGTCGAGCCGCTGGTCCGCGCCCTGGACGAGGGGCGGGTCCACTACGTCGCGCTCGGTGACCGCCACAGCACGACACAGGTCGGCGACGACCCTGCGGTGTGGTACTCCGGGGCACCCGAGCCCACGAGCTGGCGTGAGGACCGCGCCGGGGAGGTCCTGGTCGTGGAGGTGGCCCCCGGCCTCCCGCACGCGCGGGCCCGGGTCGGCGTCACCGCGCACCGGGTGTCCCGCTGGAGCTACGTGTCCCAGGAGCGGGACCTCGGCTCCGAGGACGACCTCGACCTGCTCGACACCGAGCTCGCAGCGCTGCCCGACAAGGAGCGCACGGTCCTGCGGCTCGGGCTGCGCGGCACGCTCGGGCTCGCCCAGCACGCCCGCCTGGAGGAGATGCTGGAGCGTCACGCCCAGCTCCTCGGCGCCCTTCATCGGCCGGCTCAGCACTCCGACCTCGTCCTGGCCGGCGACGACGACCTGGCCGACCTCGAGCTGGGTGGGTTCCTGGCCAGCGCGGCGGAGGAGATCCGCGGCGGCGCCCGCCTGGGGTCCGGGTCTGCGGACGAGCTGGGAGGAGAGTGGGGAGCAGCGGACGTCCGACGCCTTCACCCCCGGTCTTCCGGACGACGAGCAGAGCGCCCGTGACGCCCTTGCCCTCCTCTACCGCCTGAGCCGGCAGGAGCGCCCATGAGACTGCACCGGCTCACCCTCCGCGACGTCAAGGGCGTGCGAGAGCGCAGCGTGGACTTCCCCGACCACGGCGTGGTGGTGGTCGAGGGCCCCAACGAGGTCGGCAAGACCACGATGATCGAGGCGTTCGACGCCCTGCTGTCCTTCAAGGCGTCGTCCCGGGCGGCGGGGGTCCGCGCGCTCCAGCCGGTCGACCGTGACGTCGGCCCCTTCGTGGAGGCAGAGCTCACGATCGGCGGCACCCGCGTGCGTTTCGCCAAGCGCTGGCTGCGGCAGCCCGCGACGACGCTGAGCGTGCTGGGCCCCCGCCCCGAGCAGCTCACGGGTGACGTGGCGCAGCAACGTGTCGACACCCTGGTCAGGGCCCACCTCGACCGCACCCTCTGGGATGCGCTCCGGCTGACCCAGTCCGGTGACGGCACCGTGGCGTCGCTGACCACGAGCACGGTCCTGACCGAGGCGCTCGACGCGGCCGCGGGGGCGCACCAGCACGCTGACGGGGCCGACGCCCTGCTGCAGAGCGTCCAGGCCGAGTACTCCACGTACTTCACACCGACGGGCCGGCCGACGGGTGACTACCGCGCAGCGCTGGCCGGCCACACTGAGGCCCAGGACGCGGTGGCCGAGGCGCACCGTCGGGTGCAGGAGGGTGCAGGCCTGCTGGCGCGGCTGGCTGCGGCCCGGCAGCGGCGCGAGGAGGCGGAGGGCGCGCTTGCCGTGGCGGCCCACCAGCTGGGCGAGGCGGAGGAGGCAGGGGCACGTGCCGAGCGGGTGGCCGCTGCCCGGGCCGAGGCCCAGGAGCGGCACGAGCACGCGCGGCAGCTGCACGTCGCCGCGGTCGCCGCGTCGACCCAGCGCCGGCGTCAGGTGCAGGAGTGCGAGGCGTTGGTGGCCGAGGTGGCGGCGGTCGAGAAGGATCGGGACCTCGCTGCGGAGGAGGCCGAGGCGCTTTCGACGGCCTACCTCCGTGCCCGTGAGCGCGCCGAGGAGGCGGCGCGGGTCACCGAGGGGACGGAGGCGTTGGTCGAGTCCTGCAGGAGCCGCTCTCAGCTGCTGGCCGACGCGGACGAGCTCGCGCGGCGTGAGGAGCTGCTCGACCGCGTGACCCGGCTGGTCGAGGAGATCGCGCAGGCCAGGGCCGACGTGCCGTCGCCGGCCGTCGAGCGTGAGGCCGCACGTCGGGCCCGCAGTCTCCACGACACCCTGAGCGAGCTGCTGCGGCAGCATGACGCCGAGAGCCCGGTCCTGCACGTGGAGGCCGGGGAGTCGGGCGTCGCCGTCCAGCGCGCGGGCGGGTCCGAGCGGCAGTGGGTCCGGTCCTCCGACGAGGCCCGCGTGGTGCTCACCCACGACACCGTGGTCGACCTCCCGGACCGGACGCGACTGCGGATCCAGCTGCAGGACGACTCCCACGCACGGATGGCCCGGATCGTCCAGCTGCAGGAGCAGCTGTTCGACGTGCTCCGCGAGAGCGGTGCGACGGACGTCGAGGAACTGGAGCGGTCGGCCGAGGCGACCGAGGACGCGCGGCGGTCCGTGCTGGAGCTCACCCGCGACCTGCAGGGCGCACTCGCCGGGCGGGGGGACGACCTGGCGGCACAGGCGCTGGGCGCCGGGCTCGTCCCCGGCGTCCTGGTCGAGGAGGTCTCCGAGGCCCGACGGCTCCTGGAGGAGGGCCTCGCAGCCCTGGCGGACGGGTCCGACCTGCCCGCCGACGGGCGAGCCGCCCGGGCCGCGGTGAACGAGGCGGTCTCGCGTCACCGCCGCGCCCGGGAGGAGCAGGGGGCGGCGCAGGTGGCTCTGGACCAGGCCCGCACGGCGGTCGCCCGGTTGACGCAGCGCCTGGACCGCGCGCAGGGTCGGATCCAGGTCCTGGCCGAGCGGGTGGACGACCTGCGCACCCGGCTCGAGCGTGAGCGGGCGGAGCAGCCGGACGAGGATCTGGCCGCGCTGGTGCGTCAGCAGGCGGAGCGGGTCGAGGCCGAGTCCGCGAGGCTCCGCCGGGCCGAGGAGGCCATGGCTGTCGCCGACGTCGACGGTGCGCGCGCCAGGCTCGCCTCCGCGCGGGAGCAGCACCGAAGGGCCGTGGCCGACCGGGAGGCGGCGCTCCACGAGCTGCACACCCTCGCGGGCCAGGTGGAGATGACGGCAGGGGAGGGCCGGGAGGAGCTCTACGACCTGGCGGTCGCCGAGCTGCAGGAGGCGGAGAGGCTGCTCGTCGCGGTCGACCGGCGGGCGCGGGCGGCCCGGCACCTGCACAGCACGCTCACGCGCCACCGGGACGCGGCGCACCGCACCTACGTGCGGCCCTACACCGAGGCTCTGGAGGAGCTGGGACGCCAGGTCTACGGCCCCGGTTTCGGCGTGACGGTCGACGACCAGCTCGGCCTGGCCTCGCGGACCCTGGACGGTGCGACCGTGGGTTTCGCCGAGCTGTCCGGGGGTGCCAAGGAGCAGCTCGGGATCCTCGCCCGGCTGGCCGTGGCCCGGTTGGTGGACCCCGTCCAGGGCGTCCCGGTGGTCATCGACGACGCGCTGGGCTACAGCGACCCCCGGCGGCTGCGCCAGATGGGGGAGGTCCTCGGTGCGGCGGGCGTCACGGACGGGCTGCAGGTCATCCTCTTGACCTGCACCCCGGAGCGCTACTCCTCGATCCCCGAGGCCCGGACCATCCGGCTCACGGCCTGATCCCGGCCACCACCGTCTCGGGCTCGTGCTCGACGGGGAAGGTGACCGAGGCGGCGATGAAGCATGCCTCGGCAGCCTGCTGGTGCAGCTGGGGCATGAGCGAGACGTGCTCCGGGTCCGTCACCACGACGCGCGGCCTCAGGACCACCCGTTCGAAGTGCCCGCCCAGACCGACCTGCCGCATCGTCCCGAGCGGGGTGTCCTCATACCCCGTGACCGTCACGCCGTGCATCACCGCCATGTGGAGCAGGGACAGGAGGTGGCACTGGGACAGGGCCGCCAGGAGCAGGAGCTCGGGGTTCCAGCGGGAGGGGTCACCGCGGAAGGGACGGTCCGCCGAGAGCTCCAGGTCGGGGCGTCCGACGCTGCGGGCGAGGACGTCCCGGCGGTAGTCCCGGTAACCCGTCGTCCCCGGACCCGCGTTGCCCGTCCAGGACAGCTCCAGCTCGTAGGTGTGCTGCGTCATGACCCCACCCTTCCATCGTGCGACCAGGGCCGTCTCCCGATAGCGTCGGTCCATGAGCGACGACAAGAAGATCACCGTCACCCGCACCATCGATGCCGCTGCCGCCGACATCTTCGACGTGCTCTCCCTGCCGGCCCGTCACGTCGAGCTGGACGGCTCCGGTTTCGTGCAGTCGGTCGATCACGGTGACCGCATCACCGCGGCCGGGCAGACGTTCACCATGAACATGTCCGGCGACCACATGGGTGGGGACTACCGGACGGACAACCATGTCACCGGTTACGACAGCGGGCGCCTGCTCGCCTGGGAGACCGCCCCGGCCGGCACCGAGCCGCCGGGATGGCAGTGGGTGTGGGAGCTGACCCCGCAGGGTCCCGACAGCACCGAGGTCACCCACACCTACGACTGGAGCAAGGTCACCGACCAAGACCTGCTGAAGAAGGTGTCCTTCCCGCTGGTGACCAAGGAGCAGCTCGACGACACGCTCGGCCGCCTGGCTGCCGCGGTCTCCGGGGGCTGAGTCAGTCCGACGGTCCACCGAGGTGGCGGTTTCCAGGCCCCACTCGTGAGAAGATCGAGGGCGTGCCCGGCCTGCGCCGGGCGCGCCCTCGTAGCTCAGGGGATAGAGCACCGCTCTCCTAAAGCGGGTGTCGCAGGTTCGAATCCTGCCGGGGGCACTGTGCATCTGTGCAGGTCAACGTGCTGACGATGCTCACGGGGCGGCCACCCGGGCCCCACCTCTCTAGCTTGCCACATCGGCAAGTCATGCTAACTTGCCGACATGGCAAACGATGAGTTCGATCCTGACGGCCTCGACCCTGGACGTGGGGCGGGCAGCGCTGACGACGCGCGGGTCGCTCTCCAGGATCTGTCCGACGTCCGGGCTCGGTTCGGGCGACGACTGGCCACGCCGTGGTGGTACAAGGTCGTCTCCGCCTTCCTCGTGGCGGCACTGTTCACCGGTGCCGGCATGCCGTACGAGAGCATCGACCTCGGCTCCTTCAGCACGGGGGCGTCCCTGGTCGTCCTGGCTGTGGCCGTGGGGCCGGTGCTGCTGCGCGAGCTCCTCCGGCTCAGCACGGGTGCGTCCTTCGACAGGTATCGCAACGGCTGGACCATCCCCTCCCTGGCACTGATCGCCCTGCTCGTGACCTGCGTGTCGTTGCAGGCCTTCGCCGACGTCGACCTGGCTCCTCTGGCCGGTGCTGCGGCCGGGTTCGTCCTGACCTACCTCTACGAGTGGTGGACCGACCGACGGCTCGCCCGCGGGCAGTTCCCCACGCACGGAAGGCGACCCCAGGGGTGAGCAGGGCCCCCAGGTTCGACGAGGTCATCCACGCCCGCAACAGGCTTCAGATCTGTGCGCTGCTGGCCGAGGTGGACTCGGTCGACTTCGCCACCGTGCGGGAGACGCTCGGGGTCAGCGACTACGTCGTCAGCAAGCACGTGAAGGTCCTGGTGGATGCCGACTACGTCCGCACCCGCAAGGAGAAGCAGCAGGGGCGGGCCCGGACGTGGCTGAGCCTCACCGAGACGGGGCGAGCGGCCCTGGACGCGCACCTTGCCGAGCTGCGCCGGATCACCGGTCTCGGGGACTGAGGCCGAACCGAGTGAGCGGACGGTGCGACACTGGGGGATCATCGATCGTCGCTCGTACAAGGAGTCAGCCGTGACCGAGGGAACCGTCCGTTGGTTCGACGCCGACCGGGGGTTCGGCTTCATCGCCCTGGGGCCGGACGGGGAGGACCTGTACGTGCACGCCTCAGAGATCCTCAGCGGTGACGCGATGAAGGTGCTCAGGGAGGGACAGGTGGTCGAGTTCGAGATCGGCGAGGGGGACCGTGGTCCCCAGGCGCGCCGCGTCCGGGTCCTGGCCGACCGCGCCGCGGACACCCCGTTGGGAGTTCTCGGCACCGTCTCCTGGTACGAGCCCGCGAAGGGGTACGGCTTCGTCATGCCCGACGACGGTGACGCCGAGATCTTCCTGCACAGCTCGGCCATCGTGGGGGGCGGCGTCGTCTCGGACGGGCAGCGGGTGGCGTTCCTGGTCGTCGACGGGGAGAGGGGACCGCAGGCCGACCACCTGCTGCCCCTGGCCGACCACGCCCAGCAGTCCGCGACGTCCGACGGGGCGGACGGCACCGTGTCCTGGTACGACGAGGCCAAGGGCTTCGGCTTCATCGCCCCCGACTCGGGAGGCCCGGACGTCTTCGTGCACGTCCGCGCGCTCGCCGACGACCTGCCGGAGCTGCTCGAGGGGGACCGGGTGACCTACGACGTCGTCCCGAGCGAGCGGGGCCCGCAGGCACGTGACGTGCATCTGGCCCGCAGCCCAGCCCCGCGTGGTGCGCCCGCGGCGTCGACGAGCCGTGCCCGCCCCGGGCAGCGGGGGCTCTCGGACGTCCCGGCCCGCGGCGGCGAGGGCGTGGTCGTGCGCTACGACCCCGAGCGGGGGTTCGGGTTCATCGCCCCGGACTCGGGGGGTGCGGACCTGTTCGTGCATGTGTCGGTCCTCCGTGACGCCGACGAGCTGCACCAGGGTGACCGGGTCAGGTACCAGGTGCGGCAGAGCGATCGGGGGCCGCAGGCCGACCGCGTCGAACGGGTGTGAGCGGGTGTCCGGCGTGACCATCGCCCTCGACGTCGACCCGCAGCAGGTCCAGGGCCGGACCGTCCTGACCCTCATGGGCAGCCAGACGCTGGGCGGCGTCGGTGTGGCCGCCGGCATCGCGGTCGGCGCCGTCGTGGCCGCGGACGTCAGCGGCAGCGACGCCCTCTCGGGCCTGGCCACCACGACGCAGGTCCTCGGCGGTGCGCTCGCCACCATCCCGGTGGCCGCCCTCATGGCGACCCGGGGGCGCCGGGTCGGGCTCGTCACGGCATACCTCGTGGGCGCCGTGGGCGCGGCGCTGGCGATCACGGCCACCGCGACGGGCAACTTCCTCCTGCTCCTGGTCGGCACCACCCTCTTCGGGGCCTCCACCACGGCCAACAGCCAGTCCCGGTATGCCGCGACCGACCTCGCCCCCGCCGAGCGTCGGGGCCGGCACCTGAGCTGGGTCGTGTGGGCCACGACGATCGGCTCGGTCCTCGGGCCCAACATGGTCGGGCCGGGCCGGGGGGTCGCCGAGACCCTGGGGATCCCACCCCTCGCGGGCGCCTGGGTGTTCTCGCTCGCCGGTTTCCTCGTGGCCGCCCTCGTGCTGCAGCTCCTGCTGCGCCCCGACCCGCTCCTGCTCTCGCGACGTCTGCACGCCACCGAGCCGGAGGAGCAGGCCGTCCCCGCCGCCGCCCGCCGCGGCAACGTGCGGACCGGCCTGCGGCTCATCCTCGAGACGCCGGCCGCGCTGTGGGGGACGACCGCGCTGACCGTCGGGCACGTCGTCATGGTCGCCGTCATGGTGATGACCCCGCTGCACATGACCCACGGCCAGGCGCAGATCGAGCTCATCGGGCTGGTCATCAGCCTGCACATCCTGGGCATGTACGGCCTGTCCCCGGTGGCCGGCCAGCTCACCGACCGTCTCGGGGCCCCGGCCGTCGTGCTCGTCGGGGTCGGCATCCTGGTGCTCGCGTGCGTTCTCGCCGGGATCTCCGGCAACGGCCACTCGACCACCCTCACGCTCGGCCTGGTCGCCCTGGGCCTCGGCTGGTCCTGCACCATGGTGGCCGGCTCCCAGACCATCGCCGGCTCGGTGCCGGTCGCCGAGCGCGCTGCGGTGCAGGGGGCGGCGGACCTGGTCATGGGGCTGTCCGCAGCGGCCGGCGGGGCGCTGGCGGGCGTGGTCATGGAGTTCCTCGGGTATGACGTGCTGTGCCTGCTCGCCGGCCTCGCCGCGCTCGCCCTGGGTGCCTTCACCGTCGCGCGGCGCTCAGTGGTTAGCCTGACCGGGTGACTCGCCCCACGGGTGACCTCCGTCC contains:
- a CDS encoding metallophosphoesterase family protein — protein: MVRFLHTADWQIGMTRHYLSAEAQPRFAAARTDVVRRLGGLAADLGCDFVVVAGDVFEHNQLTPQTVRRAVEALRAVPVPVFLLPGNHDHLGPMSIWSSPLLREELPPHVQVLDRAGLHEVSPGVELVAAPWVGKHPDGDPVAGVLADLAPAPEGVVRVLVGHGAVDLLDADRRTASAIAVEPLVRALDEGRVHYVALGDRHSTTQVGDDPAVWYSGAPEPTSWREDRAGEVLVVEVAPGLPHARARVGVTAHRVSRWSYVSQERDLGSEDDLDLLDTELAALPDKERTVLRLGLRGTLGLAQHARLEEMLERHAQLLGALHRPAQHSDLVLAGDDDLADLELGGFLASAAEEIRGGARLGSGSADELGGEWGAADVRRLHPRSSGRRAERP
- a CDS encoding AAA family ATPase, with product MRLHRLTLRDVKGVRERSVDFPDHGVVVVEGPNEVGKTTMIEAFDALLSFKASSRAAGVRALQPVDRDVGPFVEAELTIGGTRVRFAKRWLRQPATTLSVLGPRPEQLTGDVAQQRVDTLVRAHLDRTLWDALRLTQSGDGTVASLTTSTVLTEALDAAAGAHQHADGADALLQSVQAEYSTYFTPTGRPTGDYRAALAGHTEAQDAVAEAHRRVQEGAGLLARLAAARQRREEAEGALAVAAHQLGEAEEAGARAERVAAARAEAQERHEHARQLHVAAVAASTQRRRQVQECEALVAEVAAVEKDRDLAAEEAEALSTAYLRARERAEEAARVTEGTEALVESCRSRSQLLADADELARREELLDRVTRLVEEIAQARADVPSPAVEREAARRARSLHDTLSELLRQHDAESPVLHVEAGESGVAVQRAGGSERQWVRSSDEARVVLTHDTVVDLPDRTRLRIQLQDDSHARMARIVQLQEQLFDVLRESGATDVEELERSAEATEDARRSVLELTRDLQGALAGRGDDLAAQALGAGLVPGVLVEEVSEARRLLEEGLAALADGSDLPADGRAARAAVNEAVSRHRRAREEQGAAQVALDQARTAVARLTQRLDRAQGRIQVLAERVDDLRTRLERERAEQPDEDLAALVRQQAERVEAESARLRRAEEAMAVADVDGARARLASAREQHRRAVADREAALHELHTLAGQVEMTAGEGREELYDLAVAELQEAERLLVAVDRRARAARHLHSTLTRHRDAAHRTYVRPYTEALEELGRQVYGPGFGVTVDDQLGLASRTLDGATVGFAELSGGAKEQLGILARLAVARLVDPVQGVPVVIDDALGYSDPRRLRQMGEVLGAAGVTDGLQVILLTCTPERYSSIPEARTIRLTA
- a CDS encoding OsmC family protein, with the protein product MTQHTYELELSWTGNAGPGTTGYRDYRRDVLARSVGRPDLELSADRPFRGDPSRWNPELLLLAALSQCHLLSLLHMAVMHGVTVTGYEDTPLGTMRQVGLGGHFERVVLRPRVVVTDPEHVSLMPQLHQQAAEACFIAASVTFPVEHEPETVVAGIRP
- a CDS encoding SRPBCC family protein, with translation MSDDKKITVTRTIDAAAADIFDVLSLPARHVELDGSGFVQSVDHGDRITAAGQTFTMNMSGDHMGGDYRTDNHVTGYDSGRLLAWETAPAGTEPPGWQWVWELTPQGPDSTEVTHTYDWSKVTDQDLLKKVSFPLVTKEQLDDTLGRLAAAVSGG
- a CDS encoding transcriptional regulator, with translation MSRAPRFDEVIHARNRLQICALLAEVDSVDFATVRETLGVSDYVVSKHVKVLVDADYVRTRKEKQQGRARTWLSLTETGRAALDAHLAELRRITGLGD
- a CDS encoding cold-shock protein, whose translation is MTEGTVRWFDADRGFGFIALGPDGEDLYVHASEILSGDAMKVLREGQVVEFEIGEGDRGPQARRVRVLADRAADTPLGVLGTVSWYEPAKGYGFVMPDDGDAEIFLHSSAIVGGGVVSDGQRVAFLVVDGERGPQADHLLPLADHAQQSATSDGADGTVSWYDEAKGFGFIAPDSGGPDVFVHVRALADDLPELLEGDRVTYDVVPSERGPQARDVHLARSPAPRGAPAASTSRARPGQRGLSDVPARGGEGVVVRYDPERGFGFIAPDSGGADLFVHVSVLRDADELHQGDRVRYQVRQSDRGPQADRVERV
- a CDS encoding MFS transporter translates to MTIALDVDPQQVQGRTVLTLMGSQTLGGVGVAAGIAVGAVVAADVSGSDALSGLATTTQVLGGALATIPVAALMATRGRRVGLVTAYLVGAVGAALAITATATGNFLLLLVGTTLFGASTTANSQSRYAATDLAPAERRGRHLSWVVWATTIGSVLGPNMVGPGRGVAETLGIPPLAGAWVFSLAGFLVAALVLQLLLRPDPLLLSRRLHATEPEEQAVPAAARRGNVRTGLRLILETPAALWGTTALTVGHVVMVAVMVMTPLHMTHGQAQIELIGLVISLHILGMYGLSPVAGQLTDRLGAPAVVLVGVGILVLACVLAGISGNGHSTTLTLGLVALGLGWSCTMVAGSQTIAGSVPVAERAAVQGAADLVMGLSAAAGGALAGVVMEFLGYDVLCLLAGLAALALGAFTVARRSVVSLTG